GTTAGCTAGTCGTCCCTTTCATTGTATTTTTATTTAATAGGATAAGGGGAGAAAAATGTGGCAGCGCACGCACGCACATCGTTGTCACgtggaatttttcttttttcgtgcAACTTGTCAACTCAAATCAGCCGAAATGAAATGTGTTAGGTACTAGGATGTGGTCATGTAGCAGTTGGCACTTTGGAATAAGTTGCAATAATAGTGAACACTGATTACGTAATCTTGAATTTTTCTTTTAACCAAACTTGTTTGCTTATTCCAGGTGCTGAGGGATGGCCGATGGGGCGAGCAGGAGGCAGCAATCTTGGTTCCCGGTGACATTATCAGCATCAAGCTCGGTGACATCGTCCCTGCTGATGCTCGTCTCCTTGAGGGTGATCCCCTTAAGATTGACCAGTCTGCACTTACTGGGGAGTCCCTTCCAGTGACCAAGAACCCTGGTGATGAGGTCTTCTCTGGCTCGACCTGCAAGCAGGGTGAGATTGAGGCCGTGGTCATTGCCACTGGAGTGCACACCTTCTTCGGCAAGGCGGCGCATCTTGTTGACAGCACCAACCAAGTTGGTCACTTCCAGACGGTGCTCACTGCGATCGGGAACTTCTGTATCTGCTCGATTGCGGTTGGTATCGTGATCGAGATCATCGTTATGTTCCCGATCCAGCACCGTGCCTACCGCAGTGGCATTGAGAACCTGTTGGTCCTCTTGATCGGTGGTATCCCAATTGCCATGCCTACCGTGCTCTCGGTCACCATGGCCATTGGTTCCCACAAGTTGTCCCAGCAGGGTGCTATCACCAAGAGGATGACTGCCATCGAGGAGATGGCTGGCATGGATGTTCTGTGCAGTGACAAGACCGGAACCCTCACCCTTAACAAGTTGAGCGTCGACAAGAACCTCGTTGAAGTGTTCACTAAAGGTGTTGACAAGGACCATGTTTTGTTGCTGGCTGCAAGGGCATCTAGGACAGAAAACCAAGATGCCATCGATGCTGCCATGGTTGGTATGCTTGCTGATCCCAAGGAGGCAAGAGCCGGTATCAGGGAAGTGCACTTCTTGCCCTTCAACCCAGTTGACAAGAGGACTGCTCTAACATACATCGATGCCGATGGTAACTGGCACCGTGCCAGCAAGGGTGCTCCTGAGCAGGTGAGAAAGATTGACCcttgtttcacttttttttttttgctaatttcttTACTTATAATACGTGACTGACAtttttttggttgaaatttgGACAGATCCTGACCCTGTGCAACTGCAAGGAGGATGTAAAGAGGAAGGTGCATGCTGTGATTGACAAGTATGCTGAGCGTGGGCTTCGTTCTCTTGCTGTTGCAAGACAGGTATGATGGCTGCCTTACTGAATGATCTATCACCTTTTTAGTGATTAGGGAACCATATTCTCATACCAATATGATGTCGCAGGAAGTacctgagaagtcgaaggagtCTGCTGGTGGACCATGGCAATTCGTTGGTCTGCTGCCCCTGTTTGATCCCCCGAGGCACGACAGTGCTGAAACTATCCGGAAGGCTCTCCATCTTGGTGTTAATGTTAAGATGATCACTGGTATgtacaaatattataaaaacaGAAAGCAGTATAATAGAATTTTGCAAGAGCTAATGGTTGGATTTTAATGTACATCAGGTGACCAGCTTGCTATTGGTAAGGAGACTGGTAGGAGGCTTGGAATGGGTACAAACATGTATCCTTCATCCGCATTGCTCGGACAAAACAAGGACGCTTCACTTGAGGCACTTCCCGTGGATGAGCTCATTGAGAAGGCTGATGGTTTTGCCGGAGTCTTCCCTGGTATGGCTTGGATCGATGCAGACTTACCTGCTTGTTTGCTTTCAATGTTTGCATTCCTCAATGTGTTTCTTGTTATGCAGAGCACAAATATGAGATCGTGAAGAGGTTGCAAGAGAAGAAGCACATCGTCGGTATGACCGGAGATGGTGTCAATGATGCCCCTGCTCTTAAGAAGGCCGACATTGGTATTGCTGTTGCTGATGCTACAGATGCTGCAAGAAGTGCTTCCGACATTGTGCTCACTGAGCCAGGTCTTAGTGTCATTATCAGCGCTGTCCTCACTAGCAGATGCATCTTCCAGAGGATGAAGAACTATACCGTAAGTTCTTCCTTTGCAAATAACTTGTGTTCTCTGTAAAACATATGATCACATCGCATTCTAACTTTGTATTATTTTGTCTCGTGTACATCAGATTTATGCAGTTTCCATCACCATCCGTATAGTGGTAAGTACCATTTCGTACATAAAAGATGGAATATAAGCTCTTTTCTCGATTTTCCAAACTCtaatatcaattttattttccaGCTTGGATTTTTGCTTATTGCTCTGATCTGGAAATACGACTTCTCACCCTTCATGGTCCTTATCATTGCCATCCTGAATGACGGTATGCATTCCTATTGCCCAGATAAATTACTGATAACTATTCCCTCCATGTACATTCCTAGTGTAAGGATCAGTTCTCACGCAATATTTTTGCAGGTACTATCATGACGATCTCGAAGGACAGAGTTAAGCCTTCTCCCTTGCCAGACAGCTGGAAGCTGAAGGAAATCTTCGCTACCGGTATTGTGCTTGGAAGCTACCTTGCTCTGATGACCGTTATTTTCTTCTGGGCCATGCACAAGACAGACTTTTTCACGGTATGCTCTCACCTTACCCTATCTGTAGTCTGTCCACTACACTTCTCTCTCATTATGTATGCTTTTGCGTGAAGTTTTGTTCTCACTAAAGTGCTTTTGTTCAGGACAAATTCGGTGTCAGATCAATCAGGAACAGTGAACATGAGATGATGTCTGCACTGTACCTCCAAGTCAGTATTGTGAGTCAGGCCCTCATCTTCGTCACCCGTTCTCGCAGCTGGTCCTTCATCGAACGCCCTGGTCTTCTCTTGGTCACTGCATTCATGCTTGCACAACTGGTATGTACAAGACAGTAACTACTCAACAATCGAGCTACGTCATAACAACGTCACGGCAAATCATGCCTAATCCTAACCTTACTGTTTCTGTAGGTTGCGACATTCCTCGCTGTCTATGCCAACTGGGGCTTTGCCAGGATCAAGGGCATTGGCTGGGGCTGGGCTGGCGTTATCTGGCTTTACAGCATTGTGTTCTACTTCCCTCTTGACATCTTCAAGTTCTTCATCCGCTTTGTGCTGAGTGGAAGGGCCTGGGACAACCTCCTTGAGAACAAGGTACATATCCAGATCTTTCAGTTGTCAGAAATGTACATATATGGTTGTCTGCTCCATTTTTTGTTTCAGCTGGCTGATGATCCGAACCTTGTATTTGCAGATTGCATTCACCACCAAGAAGGATTACggtagggaggagagggaggcacAATGGGCCACCGCACAAAGAACACTTCACGGCCTTCAGCCACCGGAGGTCGCCTCCAACACGCTCTTCAACGACAAGAGCAGCTACCGCGAGCTCTCTGAGATCGCTGAGCAAGCCAAGAGACGAGCTGAGATCGCGAGGTACATTGCTCACTTCCAACACTGATAAAATCCATCAAGTGCCTAACCActtatgttaattaattaattactactacaTCAATGAGAAAATGTTGCTGAAAACTAAAACACTTGTTCTGGATCATAATCTTTCAGGCTGAGAGAGCTGAACACTCTCAAGGGCCACGTCGAATCGGTGGTGAAGCTGAAGGGGCTGGACATCGACACGATCCAGCAGAACTACACAGTGTGAGGAACCCCCTCGGCATTCAACGAGAGATCGTCATCAGCGCTGGAGCGGGAATTGCAAACGGCGCTCTGGTTAAAGGAAATTTTCGATGAATGATTGGaagaacaaaaaacaaaaaaacatggCTGATCTGAACAGCCCTAGTTGTAAAGTGCTACCAAATATATGGTCCGGTTTCCCTCTTCTAGAGAGGTTTTACGTTCTAGTGGAGTACCGTACGTACGTGTTGGAGTACGACGACGTGTTGTGATCGTTTTTGGTCTTTTTTTACTCTTTTCCCCCTAACTAGCGGTCTTCTTGCGGAATGCAAGATGGAGAAATAATGGATGAAAAATTTTCTGCCACGTTAATTCTCACTTTGGCAAATGGGTCTGCTTCAATTACTTCTTAATTACTCTGCAATGCCTTCCTCTCGTGAATGAATACTGACTGATCAATTGGTGTGTTGCGAGTTTGTGTATTCTACTTCCTTCATACACAATCATATTGTTTTTCCGTTGTTTCACAATACAAGATCGTGTATtgtgttttatattttaagacggaagTAAAACTAAGATTCGAATCCTAAACCTAATGTGTTTCTTGTGGTGCATGCTCACTAACTCAAAAGaattagcctcctttggtttggaagttCTAAAGAAATTTTGCATGAATTGAACTAATTCATGTGAAAATCCTGTACAATCTTACGTTCCAAAGGAACCTAATATAACTTATCTCTTTccctattgttttctttttttttctctgtcctAAAAAGAAACACTATTACAATTCTAGCAACGACCTTATGAAATTAGTACTCCTATAAAATTAATTGGTTGCTCGGATTACAAGTACTCCCCACCTTACTAGTACTATACTCTCtataagctactccctccatcttataATATACTACGTCTAGTACCAGATTGAATATATTCtagtattataaatttaaacatGAGACATGTCCAAATTTGTAATATAggctatccagattcatagtattaggatgtgtctcaTCCAAAACTAGGTTGCTATTTtatagggacggagggagtagcattgcACTCGGCATGGCAAATTTTAATGCTAGAAATGCAATTTTTTGTACACAAAGGTAGTATCGAATACACAAGGAATTTGAAGAAACCCTGTAGCACAGCTCCAGCTGAGAACATAATGTGAATATGAAAAATAGTAAATAGTTAGGTGTTAATAGAAACCGACTACCCTATTGTTAGGCTTATGCTTATaaaccaaaattattttttgaaatctaattttaaagttgatgttgtgattttttttatcatagtttattttgtaGTACTTATTTTTGAATTGCTAAggatacaaatataaaatttttatttataaattattttttatttattaataagCCATACGAATAAGTATAAGTGAAATAATAGGCTCTGAATAGGGGGATATTAACTGGCTAGGTGTTATATGTTCAAGCCACAAATAAAGCGGCATCCACATGGGTTGTAAAGGAGAAGCTTCATTGGTGTAGTATACAATAAGCAAAGATGCCTTGAGGTGCATCAATTATATTGGAGGAGATTCTACACTCCAAGACTCGTCAATTATATTGGGAGGATTCTGCACTGCAGACTCGGACAATACCTACTCCGTAGTCCTAACCATGTGGAGGAGATGAGGCGAATACAGTACGCTGGCTATAAAAATCGGAAAAAGAAATATGCCTAGCACTCACTGGTCACTACTGCTATATCTTTCCTGTGGAAAAAAGGGTAGCCGACCGAACCGTCTGCAGATGTAGCCAATACCCACCACAGATGAGCATAAGCCAGAGAACGGAATCTCTATCGTTTTATCATTATCATCATCGTGTACTACTCCATAAAAGAAGATATAGTGGAATTCGGTTCGTACTTCGCCTACAATTCCCCTTCAAAAaaatcgccacccttttttccTTTCCACAACCCAAAGAAAGATGCTCCATGTTGTTGGCAGTGCGTCCGTACGCCAAGCCGGCGCCGGCTGAGGCCTCACCATTTCGTTTAcaaccaaattttaaattttaaatttaaagctgattttaagAGGCTTTTAAAGTTTTAGCTTTTGATTTTAAGTCGCTAAGAACAAGTATatgaaagttttattcataaattatttttcgtttgtaaatataccACTTTGTTTATTTAGGCAAATAAACGAAACGATGGTTCCGTGAAACGCCGCATCCACCCACCCATCCGAGCAGAGGATTTAGCGCTGCAATTCCCAGCAAAACaccgcggcgacgaggcggggTGCGTGTGGCGCGTCCCGTCACGTTGCCATCCCGCCCGCGACCCATCCAACCGACACGCATtttgctccgcctccgcgccaccCATAGTGCGCGTCGCCGCTTGCCCTTGGGTCCCGTCCCGATCTCCGCCACTGCCAcgagaaggagaaaaaaaagcgGCCGATTCTCGCGCTGTTCCCGCATGCAGCCGCGGACGTCCCGTACGTCATCCGCTGCTCCAAATCAAACCGGCGGCCGCACGCGCTTGTCTGATGTCCCTTCCCTTCCCCGTAAAAATCACCACGCATCACGCGGAAGATAGATATATGGATTGGCAGCAAGATTGTTCCCTTTCCTTCGCGTTTTATGCAGCGAGCCGAGCGATCGCtctccgtcgctcgccgctaCGGCAGAAAACGGCGACCGGTGcttccatcgatcgatcggctctCCCGTCACTGCACGCACGCCTAAATCTCACAGTATCACCGATCGACTGACTTTACAGGTTCGCGTCGTTTTCCGGGGGTCCTGGAACGTGTTTAGCAGCTACGGTGACAGTTACGGCGCCCAAGTGTCGTTTGCTCCTGGAACATCCGGTGAAATTAAAATCAACAAACCCAAACAGTATCAGCAGTACTAGTAACTGTGCTACTATAGTGCTAAAAGTGATGGTTTAGGAATTGTTTACTGGAGCTCGTGAGCCAGCCAACCAGCTCGACCGTGCACCTTTTCTCTGCAAAAGCGTcgtcgttgttgttgttgtcatGGACGGCCTAAATGCGTGATACGATTTAGCATTATTACGATCCAGACTGATTTGGTTGGGGTGTTGGCCTCTCGCTAGGGATGCACGAAGTGACTGGATGAGCTTAAAAGAGGCGACAGCAAGAGCCCGGTCCGTGCACAAGATAAGATTCAGTTCAATTGGCATCTGttattctccttttttttttcttctctgcaTGAGCAGCCAAAAGCCCTGAAAGTTGTGTGGCTCTACTAATCAGTGTAGGATAGGACGGCTAATTTGCCTAATTCGCTAGCTGCTGATTACTAATTCCATGGAAAAAGTTGTGTAGTACTAGTGCTACTACAGCATCAGCAACGCTGTCAGATTGGTTGATTGGTCCCTTCACCAAAGTGCAGGGAAGGAGGACAGGGACATGTCCAGATCAGGTTGCGAAGAACAAATGAATTAGAACCGCTGACTCAGCATCGGCGAACGTTGGGACGGCGACTTTGTTAGTTAAAACCGGCACCAGTTTGGACAGtcactagtagtactactcgGCACAGAGTTTACCAGAGTAATTTGCGGTTGAACTTAGTACT
This window of the Oryza sativa Japonica Group chromosome 4, ASM3414082v1 genome carries:
- the LOC4337257 gene encoding plasma membrane ATPase gives rise to the protein MGGLEEIKNEAVDLENIPIEEVFEQLKCTREGLSSEEGNRRIEMFGPNKLEEKKESKILKFLGFMWNPLSWVMEMAAIMAIALANGGGKPPDWEDFVGIIVLLVINSTISFIEENNAGNAAAALMANLAPKTKVLRDGRWGEQEAAILVPGDIISIKLGDIVPADARLLEGDPLKIDQSALTGESLPVTKNPGDEVFSGSTCKQGEIEAVVIATGVHTFFGKAAHLVDSTNQVGHFQTVLTAIGNFCICSIAVGIVIEIIVMFPIQHRAYRSGIENLLVLLIGGIPIAMPTVLSVTMAIGSHKLSQQGAITKRMTAIEEMAGMDVLCSDKTGTLTLNKLSVDKNLVEVFTKGVDKDHVLLLAARASRTENQDAIDAAMVGMLADPKEARAGIREVHFLPFNPVDKRTALTYIDADGNWHRASKGAPEQILTLCNCKEDVKRKVHAVIDKYAERGLRSLAVARQEVPEKSKESAGGPWQFVGLLPLFDPPRHDSAETIRKALHLGVNVKMITGDQLAIGKETGRRLGMGTNMYPSSALLGQNKDASLEALPVDELIEKADGFAGVFPEHKYEIVKRLQEKKHIVGMTGDGVNDAPALKKADIGIAVADATDAARSASDIVLTEPGLSVIISAVLTSRCIFQRMKNYTIYAVSITIRIVLGFLLIALIWKYDFSPFMVLIIAILNDGTIMTISKDRVKPSPLPDSWKLKEIFATGIVLGSYLALMTVIFFWAMHKTDFFTDKFGVRSIRNSEHEMMSALYLQVSIVSQALIFVTRSRSWSFIERPGLLLVTAFMLAQLVATFLAVYANWGFARIKGIGWGWAGVIWLYSIVFYFPLDIFKFFIRFVLSGRAWDNLLENKIAFTTKKDYGREEREAQWATAQRTLHGLQPPEVASNTLFNDKSSYRELSEIAEQAKRRAEIARLRELNTLKGHVESVVKLKGLDIDTIQQNYTV